Below is a genomic region from Henckelia pumila isolate YLH828 chromosome 3, ASM3356847v2, whole genome shotgun sequence.
GCGGTCTGCTGACTCATTTTCCCCTCTAGGTATCTGCTTTATATCATAGTTGTCTAAACGCGAGAGAAGCTCATTCACTTGAGTGAGGTATTCAAGCATTTTATCTTCCTTCGCTTCATAATTTCCATTAACCTGACTGACGATAAGTTGGGAGTCACTGTGTATCGTCAGTATTTTTGCTCCGACCGACAGGGCCAATTTAATTCCCATGATGAAAGCTTCATATTCAGCCTCATTATTCGTTGCAGGGAATAGAAATTTGAcggcatattgaaatttatctccCTGTGGGCTCTCCACAACTATACCTGCACCGCTTCCTATAGAGGTTGATGACCCGTCGACATAAACCATCCATGTCTGGGTGAAGCTTTCTTCTTGAGTTACTGTAATCTCTACTAGAAAATCAGCCAGAATTTGTGCTTTAATCGCTAGATGCGGGCGATATTCAATTCCATATTGGCTCAATTCAACAACCCACTTAACCATTCTTTCTGATGCTTCAGGACTCGAGATAATTTGTTTGAGAGGATGATTGGTgagtacaattattggatgagatTGAAAGTAAGGACGTAGTTTTCTCGCTGCAATTACCAAAGCCAGTGCCAATTTCTCGATCTttgtatatcttaattctgctCCGTGTAAAGTTAGACTGATATAATAAACTAGTTTGTGCTCACGTCCTACTTCAGAGACCAATACTGCACTTACCGCCTCCGCAGATATTGCCAGATAAATCAACAGGGTGTCACCTTTGTTTGGTTTTACCAACAACGGCGGAGAGGTCAGATGCACTTTCAACTCGTAAAATGCTTGCTGACACTCTTCTATCCATCGAAAAcctttcccactcctcaacattTTGAAAAATGGTAAACCCTTGTCTGCAGATCTTGAGATATATCGGTTGAGGGCGGCCAAACATCCTGTCAACTCTTGGATGCCTTTTACACTCTTCGGAGGATTCATATTTAAAATTGCTTTGATTTTTTCAGGGTTGACCTCTATTCCTTGTTCTGACACCATATAACCGAGAAATTTGCCTCCTCGTACACCAAAAGTGCATTTATCCGGATTAAGTTTCATCCTATATTTTCTGAGTATACTGAAGCATTCCTCAAAATCTTCCAAGTGATTAGATGCTTGAATACTTTTGACGagcatgtcatctatataaacttccATGTTACGCCCGATCAAGTGTTCGAACATGGTATTTACCAGACGTTGATAGGTAGCTCCAGCATTtttcaacccaaacggcattacaTCATAACAATAAATTCCTCAATCAGTGACGAAACTTGCTTTTTCCTGGTCTTCTGGCGCTAGGCCGATCTGATTGTATCCTTGATATGCATCAAGAAAAGTGAGCAGCTCGCATCTTGCTGTCGAATCGACTAACAAGTCAATTCGAGGGAGTGGAAACGGATCTTTGGGGCATGCTTTGTTGAGATCAGTGAAATATATACATAAACGCCATTTTTCTCCAGGTTTCGGTACTAAGACAACATTTGCAAGCCAATCTGGGTATGTAACTGGCCTGATATATCTTGCTGCTAAGAGTTTTTCCACTTCAGCGGCTATATGTCGATTTTTCTCTGGGCCAAAtgctcttttcttttgcttcatCGGTCTCATTTTTGGATCAACATGGAGGTGATGGAGCGCATATTCATGAGGTATTCCGGGCAGAGGCTCATCACCCCAAGCAAACACGTCCAAATTACGACCAAGGAAATTTTTCAACTTCTCTTCCAACTCAGTATGTAATTCGGTTCCGATCTTCAGGGTTTTCTTGGGATCACTTGGTACGATTTCTACATGCTTTAGAGTTTCGGTTGCTGTTATTCTTTCTTTGCTCTCGGCTTCCTCATCCACCAAGTGTATTCCATTTTCACGTAAAATTTTACCAGGTTTCGGTGCTCTTTCCTCACTAGAAACTTGTCTTTTACGATTTCCTGATGAACCCCGTAGTGTTACCGCATGACACTCTCTGGCTAGACGATGGTCACCAATGGCTTCTCCTACTCCTCCTGGAGTCGGAAACTTCAGTTTCATATGATATGTCGATCCGATGGCTTGGAATATATTGAGACTTGGTCATCCCAATATCAAATTGTATGCAGATGAAAACTTTACTACAAGGAATTTCACCATCTTAGTAGACCGTTTGGGGTAAGAACCCAAGGAAAGAGGAAGCGTTACTTCGCCCAAAGCTTCAACTATTTCTCCAAAAAATCCGACTAGTGGAGTGTTGCCTGGAGTTAACTGTGCATTATTAATACCCAATTTGACGAATGcatcatgaaaaattatgtcgGCCGAACTTCGTGAATCCACTAGAATTTTCTTTACCCAAAAATTGAAGATTGTGGCTGAGATAATTAAAGCATCATTATGGGTGCCCCGAGGGTTCTCCAGATCTTTGTCACTGAATGATAATCCCTCTTGGATGGTTCCAATTTCATATATCGACAAGGATGTGGGGCTAGATAAATTTTTGGTTCCTTTTACTGCCCGCAGAAGAGCTTTTCTTGCATTGTTCGAGTCGCCACAAGCAAGCCCCCAGTGATTACGGCGATTACCCCTCCCGAGGGCAAATTTTCATCAGCTCGTTCATGTTGTTTCCCAATTTCATCATGTCGCTTTTGATAGTCACGTTTTGGTTGTTCGTCCCGACGCCTGTCATCTCGCTTCTCACCGCGGGACTTATCCACAAAATTCCCCAAATATCCGCGCTTTATGAGTTTTTCAATCTCTGCTCGCAAACTGAAGCAATCTTCTGTTGTATGACCTTTATCTTTATGAAAATGACAGTACTTGTCCGAACGTTGGCGCTTTGGATTATTATGCATTGGGCGAGGGGGCCGCAACAATCCTTGTTTTTCAGCCACTACCAGTATATCGGTCAAACGTGCATTGAGAGGTATATTCTGGAGGCTCGGGCTCTATGCTATTCGCTTCTCGTCTCGCTTTCTAATATCTTGCTTATCTTCTTCCCTCTTTCTTTTATTCAGGTAGTGTGGTTCTACAGATTCTTCAACCCGTATGTATTTCTCAGCTCTTTCCAATAATTCCTCTAAGTTTTTGGGCGGCCTTCCCGCTATTGATTCTTTGAACTTCCGATGGCGCAAGTTTTGTTGCATTATTCCAGCTAACAAATCATGGTTCACGTGTAAGACTTCGTGCACCGCATGAGTAAATCACCGAACATAGTCCCTCAAacattcttcttctttttgaatgactgtgaacaaatatgctgctatttttgggtattttttgttaattgagaattgctggatgaagcagtcagtaagttgctccaaattggcaatagatccagagggtaacttattgaaccatgtgagTGCTCTTCCTGATAATGTTGTTCGGAAAATTTTACAGTATGCAGCATCTGTGATATCATACAAATCCGCTTTCGCGTATAATTTGTCAATATGGTCTTGGGGGTCACTCgttccatcgaactcaggtaAGCTGGGGATTTTGACTCCCTTTGGTAATGCTTCAGATAATATGTCATCAGTGAAGGGGCTTCGACGTGACGGAAAAATTGCGGACATATTCTCTCCAGTTACATGTGTGCGAGATCCATCCTTTCGAGCTAGATTTGTGATCTTGTTTTCGCCAGAAGTGTCCTGAACTGTGCGAACACTTGTTTCACCGTCTTTctgagtagtatttttcttggtcccCCCTTGATCTTTATCATTCACTTTAGACTTATCTTTATTTGGGTCTCCGTTATTAGGGTCAAGAGATGACGAGCCTTCAGTCTGAGCCTTTTTCTTGCTGCTTTTGCGCTTGCGGGTTTCTAGGTACTGAGCAACTGCATCTTTTGCTGCGAGTGCTGCTGTGTTTTCCATTAGCTCAGTCAAGTCTTCACGGGTGAGAGTAAATTTATCGATGACTTATTACACATATATCATCAAGATCTCCAGTCTGAGAAACAATATTGGGTTCAAGACCATCGTTATATATGTCACAATACCCTGGGTAATTGCAAAAAAGACAGGAAATTAGGGTCagtttggatacaaaagtcattggtttaaaaaaacactttaatAAGTCCAGCTTTTTAAagtgtttttattaaaaaaaaacagaagcGATTTTAGCGTTTGGATAATtgttgaaaaaataattttttttaaatagaaaCAGAAGTAGAAgtcaaaaaaccaaaatttttggcctttaaaaaagaaattatttggatttaaattagtatttttttaaaaacggcTGTTAAAACCAAACgcataaaatttttaagaaaacattttttaaaaaaaataagtgcTTCTCTTTGGTTCCGTAACCAAACACATTGTTAATGTAAtattttgcatgtttttttctcttttcataACACATTGGGCCACGGATTTGAGGATAAAACGAGTGATCCAATCACAATAATTAAGCACGAGATCCGATTAATGACTAGTTTAATGTAGAGGGTGAACTAATTTTGGAATCAATCTTATTATAGTCGTAAAAGTGGATAAAGCTACCATATAAGTCCATCCAAAAAGGTGAACCAAAACTAGTGGTGAAGCCTTTcttaaattccaaaatttccCAAAACCAAGTTAAGGAAGGATTTCTTTTTTCCATTTATTTTTCGTTTTAAGAGAAAATGATTGATTGGATATAGGCTAcatcttttaaaatatttggctTTACAATTGGATGGATTATTGGCAAAAATGTTTATTGTTTGTATACGAATGCTGTGGTGTTCTTTAGAATCTAGAACTTTAGGCGAGTTTTGAGATATGATGCTTATTCtagttttatttaaaaataaataaaacatgtttttaACATTTATTCAAGCATTAAAATTACTTCGgtttattttgataaaaacactttaaaaacttaacttatttaaacattttttcaagtaattatttttatatccgCACAAGAATCGtagagaaataaaaaaaaatagccaACTTTGGTGGCAAAGAAAGGTAGAGCGTGGCATGTTTGTAATGACTTCCAGCCAACTTCACTCCGATCCACAGATCGCTCTCCGGTGGTCCAAAATATAAGACCCCCAGTTATTTCTTATCTTTTCTAatgttttttttgtgacgtgccGCAGTCGCTATTTTTGGTGCGCATTGTGTAAATTTCAGAATAACGCAATAGCTTGCAAACTAGTTAGTAAGTTAAACCACATTAAATAAGCCTTATATGACAGATTAATCCAAAAAAATATTGGTAGGAAGATCTTTTTCTAATGTTTACATTATACATCTAGTCGATCAAAATTTGTAACTACTGCAAGCGCTGTTTAATTATCTGATGAACTATTTTATATCTTTTTCAAATCCCAAAATAAACGTACTTgggatatatataaaataaatgcacTAGATCATATCTTAGGCTTGTTACTGTTTGACATCTGATGTTTTATGAAACATAATCATTAGTACTGCCAATATGAGGGCCCTTTAATTGGTTGGGTCCGTACGTACTACAAAAATACACTGTTTATAAAGGGTTAAGTTTTCGAAAGTTTCGGTTTAACTTAATGAAATATTCTTTATGTGAGTTTCTTGATTATAAATTACTcgtttataaaatttatttttcaatttaatGACAAAATTAAGATATCACGGAAGTTGAATCAAATTACATCCGAATAGTTCCAAATTAATTCGGATTTTGATGGGAACCAAAACAGATTCTGCCAGTTAATTTAAGGCTGACGAAGTAGTAGTTTTATGGCATGATAAGAATCAAAGGAGAGCATGTTTGGTAAGTAGATTTGGTTATTGGTGAGCTGTTTATGTTGTCTTTAATACATTGTTCTTTTTTAAGATCGAATTTTACCTCACATGGTCCCTTTCTGTCTTAAATCTCAGTTAAAATCCTTATTTTTaactatattaattaattaacctaTCTTTCTCTCTCCCTTTTAACTCCTGTCTCGAATCAGCGAAAATGTGGGATCACTGTTTAGAATCATGAACTACCAAAGCTATGGTCTGCTCCATTCATGGCGGTGGAGGATTCTAGCATGTATATTTCTACTTCGGGCCCGCCGGTCTTATGGGCTCAACATCGACGGGCTGTTCTTACTTTCTTTCAAGTACAATGTTCTGAATGATCCGTTGGGTGTTATGAAGAACTGGAACCACCACGACGCCACGCCGTGTTCGTGGAATGGTGTCACCTGCGGGGGTTCGGGCTCTGGGGGTGCTTATTTTCGGGTTACGGGCCTGTCGTTGGCGGGTAGTGGGCTATTGGGTTCCATTCCGGCGACTGTTGGCAGGATAGAGCATTTAAGGTTCCTTAATCTTTCCAGCAATTCGATCAATGGTTCCATTCCTTCAACTCTGTTCCGTGCGATCGAGCTTCAGGTTCTTGATCTTTCCAACAACTTGATCTCCGGTGAGGTTCCGGAGCTTGTGGGGAGCCTGAAAAGTCTCCGGGTTCTTGATCTTTCAGACAATGCTCTGGCGGGGAACCTGCCGAGGAATTTAACGAGTCTACAGAATCTGACGAGTGTTTCTTTGAAGAACAACTACTTATTTGGTTCGCTACTTGGTGGGTTTGATTCAGTGGAGTCTCTAGATCTGTCCTCAAATTTGATCAACGGGTCCTTGCCTCCGGAATTTGGAGGCAGTAATCTTGGGTATTTCAACATATCTTTCAACAGAGTCTCCGGAGAAATTCCGCCGGAATTCGGTAGCAAAATCCCCGGAAATGCCACCATCGATCTTTCTTTCAACAACCTGACGGGGCCGATTCCTgaatcttttattttctttaaccAGGAGACAAAATCATATTCCGGTAACCCAGAATTGTGCGGCAAACCACTAACAAATCCCTGCAGCTCCTTTCCATCTTCCATCGCAACTCAGCCCATTAATGCTTCGATGCCTGAATCTCCTCCTGCAATTGCCGCCATACCACAACTCATCGGCTCCATCCCCTCATCTGCCAACCGTGGAGGTACTTCGGCTGCCGGAAATCATCAGCCTCAAGGAAAAGAAAACAAGCTCAAAATCGCAACTATCCTGGGAATCGTCGTCGGAGATGTCGTTGGTATATGTATCGTGGCAGCTATTTTCATGTACGTTTATCATCTGAAGAAACGGAAAACTACTGAAAAGGAGGCAAAAAGGGAAAAGGAATTTGACTGGGCATCATCGGCATCGTCCTCGGAAGAAAACAACTGGCTGAAAACATGGCCGTGTTTAAAGAAACAACAACATTCCGCCACCGAGGAAGAGGAGGAAACATCCTCGGAAGCCACGAACTCCTCCCACACGTCTAATTTTCCCGAGAATCAAGATATGCATGGAGCccaagagaagaagaagaagaagaagggggAGCTGGTAACTTTTGATGGGGAACAAGAACTGGAAATGGAGAGTTTGCTCAAGGCTTCAGCTTACATATTGGGGGCTTCGGGTTCGAGCATAATGTACAAAGCAGTCCTCGAAGACGGTACCGCATTGGCGGTCCGCCGCATCGGCGAGAGTGGCGTGGAACGTTTCAGAGATTTCCAGAATCAGGTTCGGGTGATCGCGAAGCTAGTGCACCCGAATCTGGTCCGAATCCGAGGTTTTTTTTGGGGTGCCGAGGAGAAGCTCATCATCTACGAATTCGTCCCGAATGGCAGCCTCGCTAATGCTCGTTTCAGTAAGTTTCTTAATCCTTTTAATTAGAAGTATTTCTCAGTTTTTTcgtaacaaattttaaaattttaggaaGAAAAACTGAAAAGTGTAATTATGAAACACACTCATTAGAACACAAATTTGATTGGTTCATTAATAAAGATATTATTTAATAAAGCCATTGAGGATAGAACTTGATAACAATTAGTGCTTCCTATTAATGAAACTAATTGTTTCACGATTGCATGCATGCTTGAGATCTCGATGGGATAGATAAGTGAAAGACCTGATTATAACTAACATGAGTAGAGTTCTAAAAGTCCCAAACTAGGCTTGGCTCATGCACTACTACATCTGAATTTCGtctatttttagaaaaaaaaaagttgacaaTTTAAAAGAAATGATGGATGAATCCACGTGTGAGACAGTACTGAAAAAAGGGCCGTAATTTTTTTCAACGTTAAAGCTGACATATGAACGATAAAGTTTGTTGAAACTTGAACATTGTTTTAAATGCACACTCAGTTGTCTGCATCAGCATCCCTTGCATCGATCTCAACCGTGTCTTAGGCTAACATTTTGGACCATTTGCGCACAAACAGCGATGTGTGTCTCGGGCCAATATATAATGCAATGCCATCATCACCAAGCCATTTGTTATTTAGTCATTGTCATCTGCATGGAAAGAGACCCGACTTCAACCTTCATTTACTAGCTACCACAATTAGTTTTTTATCCAAGTGTGACTCGAGGCTTGGTTGGTTTCCCATTGCcttgaaagttttaaaatttgttttttaatttgtCTTTTGTTATGTGATTTCAGGGAAAGCTGGCTCTTCACCGAGCCATTTACCTTGGGAAACACGTCTTAAGATAGCAAAAGGTGTG
It encodes:
- the LOC140891632 gene encoding probable LRR receptor-like serine/threonine-protein kinase At4g37250, with the translated sequence MNYQSYGLLHSWRWRILACIFLLRARRSYGLNIDGLFLLSFKYNVLNDPLGVMKNWNHHDATPCSWNGVTCGGSGSGGAYFRVTGLSLAGSGLLGSIPATVGRIEHLRFLNLSSNSINGSIPSTLFRAIELQVLDLSNNLISGEVPELVGSLKSLRVLDLSDNALAGNLPRNLTSLQNLTSVSLKNNYLFGSLLGGFDSVESLDLSSNLINGSLPPEFGGSNLGYFNISFNRVSGEIPPEFGSKIPGNATIDLSFNNLTGPIPESFIFFNQETKSYSGNPELCGKPLTNPCSSFPSSIATQPINASMPESPPAIAAIPQLIGSIPSSANRGGTSAAGNHQPQGKENKLKIATILGIVVGDVVGICIVAAIFMYVYHLKKRKTTEKEAKREKEFDWASSASSSEENNWLKTWPCLKKQQHSATEEEEETSSEATNSSHTSNFPENQDMHGAQEKKKKKKGELVTFDGEQELEMESLLKASAYILGASGSSIMYKAVLEDGTALAVRRIGESGVERFRDFQNQVRVIAKLVHPNLVRIRGFFWGAEEKLIIYEFVPNGSLANARFRKAGSSPSHLPWETRLKIAKGVARGLCYIHEKKHVHGNLKPSNILFGPDMEPKIGDFGLERLVSGENSSKNGGSTRNFGSRRSTASRDSFQDVASGATPSPSPSAICVSPYHAPESLRSLKPNAKWDVFSFGVVLLELLAGKVVVTADEMGPALAIGASTSAEEDKGKVLKMADTAIRADLEGKEEALLALFKLGYNCVVSAPQKRPSMKEVLSALEKFSASSYYCSH